In a genomic window of Helianthus annuus cultivar XRQ/B chromosome 10, HanXRQr2.0-SUNRISE, whole genome shotgun sequence:
- the LOC110880883 gene encoding zinc finger MYM-type protein 1-like, translating to MVNKKEYKGWLEYSSKSDRVFWLCCCLFRGQFGDHRETFVSEGYNNWKKKVHEVLEKYVGIVNSVHNKCFQGCVDLLNENQAVHTRWDKKTPKEKHEYRLRVSASTMLGKRLWNGGLAFHGHDKSKDSLNKGNFLEILELMGEMNEELGKVIFENAPTNNQMTRPKIQADIRHCDAQELMNHVAYPKKYKWRLLFIMLIKLGLLRTFYWACSCQGTIALTLKSAIDDIFARYGLSLKRFRDQGYDGASNMSGEFNGLRALILKENFQAFYIHFFARQLQPVVLAVTHKHTPIWKVFETITSLTNVFCASSKRKDMPRESQKSKLENMENILCTGFGLNHEMTLSRT from the exons ATGGTTAACAAAAAGGAGTATAAGGGATGGTTAGAGTATAGTTCAAAATCGGATCGTGTGTTTTGGTTATGTTGCTGCTTGTTTAGGGGCCAATTTGGAGATCATAGAGAAACATTTGTGTCCGAGGGGTATAACAATTGGAAAAAAAAAGTGCATGAGGTACTTGAAAAATATGTTGGCATAGTTAATAGCGTCCACAATAAATGTTTCCAAGGGTGTGTCGATTTACTTAATGAAAATCAAGCCGTACACACACGATGGGACAAAAAGACCCCTAAGGAGAAACATGAATACCGACTTAGAGTAAGTGCTTCTACTATGCTTGGAAAAAGGTTGTGGAATGGCGGATTGGCGTTTCATGGCCATGATAAATCAAAAGATTCCTTAAATAAAGGAAATTTCTTAGAGATTCTAGAACTAATGGGTGAAATGAATGAAGAGCTTGGTAAGGTTATATTCGAGAATGCACCCACAAATAACCAAATGACACGTCCTAAAATTCAAGCGGACATTAGACATTGTGATGCTCAAGAG ttGATGAATCATGTGGCGTATCCAAAAAAGTACAAATGGCGGTTGTTATTCATTATGTTGATTAAGTTGGGATTGTTAAGGACATTTTATTGGGCTTGTTCATGTCAAGGAACAATCGCATTAACACTCAAATCGGCTATTGATGATATATTTGCACGTTATGGGTTGAGTTTGAAAAGGTTTAGAGACCAAGGTTATGACGGGGCAAGTAACATGTCGGGTGAGTTTAATGGCTTAAGGGCTCTAATTTTAAAGGAAAATTTCCAAGCTTTCTATATTCATTTTTTTGCACGCCAACTTCAACCAGTTGTTCTGGCGGTTACTCACAAACACACACCTATTTGGAAAGTTTTTGAAACGATAACTAGTTTAACAAATGTCTTTTGTGCATCTTCCAAACGAAAAGATATGCCTCGTGAAAGCCAAAAAAGTAAATtggaaaacatggaaaacatccTTTGTACTGGATTTGGGTTGAATCACGAAATGACACTTTCAAGGACCTGA